The sequence TGGTGTTGCAGGCAGGCATACACTTCCAAAAATTAAAGAAGGAAAGGTCTTTGTTGAAAGAAGTGGAGACTTAGTAAGATTCGAAGTAGAAACTCTTAATAAGGAAGAAATTTTAAAATTAGAGAATGTTGATGCAATTTTTCTTGCAACTAAAAATCCTGTTTCGCCAATCTTGAAAGAATATCTTCCTTTGATAAAAAATGCTAAATATCTTGTTCTTTCTCAGAACGGCTTTAAAGCAGGAGAAGAGGCGCTTGAAACTATAAAAGAAGTATATGGAAATATTCCTCAAAATCTTCGTATCATTCGTCTTGTCCTTTTTAATGCTGTAAAAGAAATAAAAGATGATAGTCAAATTGTTATTTCATATAAACTTCCGGTAAGAGTTGCCTTTGGTGTTTTTTATGGAGATGAAGAAACTGATGAATTTGAAAATGCTTTGAGTGATGCAAATATTGAATATGTAAAGGTTCGTAAGAACGATGTAAAAAATATGGAATTTTCAAAGTTATTCACAAATCTTATTGGTATCCCTTCTTATTCTTTGCATCTTGATATATACGAAGGGCTGAAAAATAAGGAAGCATTTATGGAGGAAGTGCTTGCCCTAAAGGAATACATAAAAGTTGTTAAGGCAAACAGATCTCGTTTTTTGAACTTTCCACATTACCCTGTAAAACTTTTTGCAAGTTTGGTTGAACATATTCCTGTAAGTGTTCTTGTTCTTTTCAGGAATCAAATTGCAAACCTTGTGTTAAAATTAAGAGGAACAAAGGAAAAAGGAAATATTGATGAAATCGATTACTATACAGGTGCAGTTGTTGAGTTAGCAAGAAAACTTAACATAGAAACCCCCGTAAATGAGAGGGTGTTAAGGAGGATAAAAAATGAGTGAAACGCTTAAGTTCGTTTTGCTTGCAATTTTTGCGTACTTATTAGGTTCGGTTCCTTTTGGATACATAATTGGGAAGATCAATAAAGTCGATGTACTTCAAATTGGGTCGCACTCTGCATCTTCGACCAATGTTTCAAGGGCACTTGGTTGGCGATGGGCAACGGTTTCTGCAGCCCTCGATTTTTCAAAAGGGCTTCTTCCTGCATACCTTGCAAGGATGAATCTTTCAAATGAATGGCTTGTTGTTGTAGTTGCGCTTCTTCCAATGGTTGGTCAAGTATTTCCCATATTTCTTCATTTTAGAGGTGGAAAAGGAGCTTCAACTTATTACGGAGCAATATCAGGTCTTATCGGACTCCACTATTTTATTATCTTTTTCCCTGCGCTTCCGATATTACTTTTAGTAACCCGAAGGATGAGTTTAACAAATATCATTTTTTCCTGGCTTCTAACTATTGCGATTTTCCTTTTTGCAACTGTTATAAAACCAAATGCCTTTCCAATAAGTTATGCAGTTTTTGCTCTTATCGGTGCACTCTTTATGCTCGTTGCGATGCGTGAAAATATAGATAGGTTAATAAAGAACAAAGAGCCAGAAACTCCGTTGAAGTGGTGAAAGTGTATCTGAATATTAAATTATTCAAAAAACGCATCATTTCTATTGTTTTTTCGTTTTGTTTTTAATACAATATATAGGGAAGTAAAAAATCAAAGAAAGGAGAGTAGGCATGAAAAAGGCATTCACAACGAAGTTTATCGTAGTTTTGCTCCTTGTTGTTTTCCTTGGTTCAGTTGTATTTACAGGGTGTGCAAAGAAAACAACAACTGAGCAAACAGGTACTGGCAATGCGTATCTTGATCAACTTATCAAAGCAGCACAGAAGGAGGGCGAACTTACAGTAATTGCGCTTCCACACGACTGGGCAAACTATGGTGAAATTATTTCCACATTTTCAACTAAGTATGGGATAAAAGTAAACGAACTTGATCCTAATGCAGGTTCTGGCGATGAGATTGAAGCAATAAAGGCAAACAAAGGAAGCACAGGACCTCAAGCACCTGATGTTATAGATGTCGGTTTGGCATGGGGACCTACAGCAAAAGAGCAGGGGCTTATCCAACCATACAAGGTGCAAACATGGGATACGATTCCAAATGATGTAAAAGACCCAGATGGCTACTGGTATGGCGATTATTATGGAGTTTTAGCGTTTGAAGTAAATTCAAGCGTTATCAAGAACATACCGCAGGATTGGTCAGACCTGTTAAAACCCGAGTACAAAGGAAAAGTTGCATTAGGCGGCGATCCAAGAACATCCGCAATGGCTGCGATGGCAGTTGCAGCTGCAGCAATAGCAAACGGTGGGTCTTTTGATAATGTTATGCCGGGTCTTGAGTTCTTCGCAAAGCTTAACAAGGCTGGTAATTTTGTTCCTGTAATTGCAAAGCCTGGAACAATTGCAAGTGGCGAAACTCCTATTGCAATGATGTGGGACTACCTTGCCCTTACCGACAGGGACAACTTTAACGGCAACCCTGAAATATCAGTTGTTATTCCAAAGAGTTCCGTTGTTGCAGGCGTTTATGTTCAGGCAATAAGTGCATACGCACCACATCCTAATGCAGCAAAACTCTGGATGGAATTCCTCTACTCAGACGAAGGGCAACTCCTGTATCTTAAGGGATATGTTCACCCCATCAGGTATAACGACCTTGCAAAGAGGAATGTAATCCCTGAAGATCTTGCTAAGAAGTTACCTCCAGCCGAACTCTATGCAAAGGCAATCTTCCCTACAATTGACCAGATTACCAAAGCAAAGAAAGATATTGCTGATAACTGGGATAAAGTTGTAAATGTAAACGTTAAGTAAAATGGAAGTTAAGCAAGCGAATTTGAAGGACGGGGCAACCCCCCGTCCGACTTTTTCAATATTTAGAGACTTATTATTCCTTCTTCCATTTGTAATTTTTGTTGTTGCTTTTCTTATCCTTCCTACTATTTCTATTTTTATTTCTGCTTTTCAAGATCCTTCAGGAAAATTCACTCTTCAAAATATTAAAGACCTTTTCACACCATATATAATGAATGCGTACCTTTTGAGTATTAAGGTAAGTCTTTTTACCGCGGTCTTTGGTGCCCTAATAGGCTTTATGCTTGCGTATGCCTCAACCTTTGGCAACCTTCCCTCCTGGGTAAAGTCTTATCTTAATACATTTAGCGGCGTTGCTTCAAACTTTGCAGGTGTTCCGCTTGCTTTTGCCTTTATTTCTACCCTTGGAAGGGTCGGGCTTTTAACTGCCTTAATACAGCAGATATTCCATGTTAGCATTTATGATCTCGGGTTTAATCTCTACAGTTTTTGGGGATTGTGCCTTACATATCTCTATTTCCAAATTCCATTAATGGTACTTTTGATGACGCCTGCACTTGAAGGCATGAAAAAAGAATGGAGGGAAGGAGCAGAAAATTTAGGTGCAACACCTTCTCAATACTGGATCAAAATAGGATTGCCAATTCTATTTCCAACGATAATTGCAAACACCGTTTTACTTTTTGGAAACGCCTTTGGTGCTTACGCTACTGCCTATGCACTAACAGGTGGATTTCTCAACCTTGTCCCTATTATTATTGGTGCTGAAATCCGCGGGGATATTTTGCATAATGTTGGACTTGGGTATGCACTTGCTCTCGGTATGATAGTGATAATGGGCATAACTATTTTAAGTTATAACTATTTGCAGAGCAAAACTGCAAGGTGGTTAAAATGAAAAAGAGTAGATTCTGGGCGTGGTTTTGGATATTCTTAGGAGCACTTTATTTTCTTCTTCCACTTTTTTCGACTTTCCTTTTTTCTTTAAAGATGAAAAAGGGCGTTTTGAGTTTTGCTGCATATCAGTCAGTCCTCAAGGATCCTCAATTTTTTAAGACATTTACTTTTTCTCTTGAAATGTCTGTACTAACAATTATTGTTGGGCTTGCAATTATTGTGCCAACTGCATTCTGGGTGAGGTTAAGGCTAAAGGGTTTGCGTCCTATCGTTGAATTTATAACGCAAATGCCTTTTGTTGTGCCGCCGATTGTTCTTGTTTTCGGGCTTATAAGGCTTTATAGTAAACCACCAGTTCAACTTACAAGAACCCCACTTTTGCTTGTTATGGGCTATGTGGTACTTTCTCTTCCTTACATATACAGATCTGTTGATAACGGGCTTATGGCAATGGATGTTGAGCGTCTAACCGAAGCAGCGGAAAGCCTTGGTGCAGGATGGACAACAATTCTTTTTAAGGTGATACTGCCAAATCTAAAGAGTGCCTTAATAAGCGGGACATTTTTAACCTTTGCAATAGTTATTGGTGAACTTACAATGGCTTCTATGCTTGCATGGCCTGCATTCGGTCCTTATATGGCACTTTTAGGGCAAAATAGGGCTTACGAGCCTGCTGCACTTGCGATTATGTCATTTGCGCTTACCTGGGCTGCAATGGGTGTGATTCAATGGGTTGGAAGAACATCCTTCGTTAAGCAAGAGCAGGTTGGCGGTATACACTAAGGGAGGCAAAAATGGGATTTGTAGAACTAATTGATGTAAAAAAATATTTTGGTAAGGATAACCCTGTTCCTGCAGTTACAAATTTTAACCTGAGTGTTGAAAAAGGCGAGTTTATTTCTCTTCTGGGTCCTTCTGGCTGTGGAAAAACAACAACACTTAGAATGATTGCGGGGTTCGAAACGCCGACAGAAGGGAAGATAATTATTGATGGGGTTGATGTAACATATCTTCCTCCAAACAAAAGAAATGTTGGTATGGTATTTCAGTCATATGCATTGTTCCCCAATATGACCGTCTTTGATAATATTGCTTTTGGGCTAAGGGTTAAAAAGAAAAGCGAAGATGAGATCAAAAAACGTGTTGAGGAGATGTTAAATCTTATCCATATGACAGAGTTTAGAACTCGCTATCCTCATCAACTTTCTGGTGGTCAGCAGCAGAGGGTTGCTCTTGCAAGGGCGCTTGCAATATATCCTGAAGTCCTGCTCCTTGATGAGCCTCTTTCAGCACTTGATGCAAAAATTAGGGTTGAGTTGAGGAGTGAAATCCGAGCAATTCAGCAAAAATTAAGAATAACAACAATATATGTAACACACGATCAAGAAGAAGCGCTGACAATGTCTGATAGGGTTGTTGTTATGAACAAGGGTGCAATAGAACAGGTTGGGACACCTCAAGAAATCTACAATAACCCCAGGACGCAGTTTGTTGCATCTTTTGTGGGGACGCTTAATTTTCTTGAGGCAAGGGTTGTTGAAAAAAGTAATGGAATCCTTGAAGTTGGTAGTCAAAAATTCTCCATTGGTAGAGCACTTTCGGAGTTTGCTTCTGATAAGGTAACCGTTGCAATAAGACCCGAGAGGTTAAGGATAGTTCCCGATGAAACATGCACTAATTCTTTTGATACTGTTGTTACAAGAATAACTTTTATGGGTGCAATCGTAAGAATACATGTAAAAATTGGAGATGCTCT is a genomic window of Caldisericum sp. containing:
- a CDS encoding glycerol-3-phosphate acyltransferase, whose protein sequence is MSETLKFVLLAIFAYLLGSVPFGYIIGKINKVDVLQIGSHSASSTNVSRALGWRWATVSAALDFSKGLLPAYLARMNLSNEWLVVVVALLPMVGQVFPIFLHFRGGKGASTYYGAISGLIGLHYFIIFFPALPILLLVTRRMSLTNIIFSWLLTIAIFLFATVIKPNAFPISYAVFALIGALFMLVAMRENIDRLIKNKEPETPLKW
- a CDS encoding extracellular solute-binding protein encodes the protein MKKAFTTKFIVVLLLVVFLGSVVFTGCAKKTTTEQTGTGNAYLDQLIKAAQKEGELTVIALPHDWANYGEIISTFSTKYGIKVNELDPNAGSGDEIEAIKANKGSTGPQAPDVIDVGLAWGPTAKEQGLIQPYKVQTWDTIPNDVKDPDGYWYGDYYGVLAFEVNSSVIKNIPQDWSDLLKPEYKGKVALGGDPRTSAMAAMAVAAAAIANGGSFDNVMPGLEFFAKLNKAGNFVPVIAKPGTIASGETPIAMMWDYLALTDRDNFNGNPEISVVIPKSSVVAGVYVQAISAYAPHPNAAKLWMEFLYSDEGQLLYLKGYVHPIRYNDLAKRNVIPEDLAKKLPPAELYAKAIFPTIDQITKAKKDIADNWDKVVNVNVK
- a CDS encoding ABC transporter permease subunit, whose product is MEVKQANLKDGATPRPTFSIFRDLLFLLPFVIFVVAFLILPTISIFISAFQDPSGKFTLQNIKDLFTPYIMNAYLLSIKVSLFTAVFGALIGFMLAYASTFGNLPSWVKSYLNTFSGVASNFAGVPLAFAFISTLGRVGLLTALIQQIFHVSIYDLGFNLYSFWGLCLTYLYFQIPLMVLLMTPALEGMKKEWREGAENLGATPSQYWIKIGLPILFPTIIANTVLLFGNAFGAYATAYALTGGFLNLVPIIIGAEIRGDILHNVGLGYALALGMIVIMGITILSYNYLQSKTARWLK
- a CDS encoding ABC transporter permease subunit, with translation MKKSRFWAWFWIFLGALYFLLPLFSTFLFSLKMKKGVLSFAAYQSVLKDPQFFKTFTFSLEMSVLTIIVGLAIIVPTAFWVRLRLKGLRPIVEFITQMPFVVPPIVLVFGLIRLYSKPPVQLTRTPLLLVMGYVVLSLPYIYRSVDNGLMAMDVERLTEAAESLGAGWTTILFKVILPNLKSALISGTFLTFAIVIGELTMASMLAWPAFGPYMALLGQNRAYEPAALAIMSFALTWAAMGVIQWVGRTSFVKQEQVGGIH
- a CDS encoding ABC transporter ATP-binding protein; the encoded protein is MGFVELIDVKKYFGKDNPVPAVTNFNLSVEKGEFISLLGPSGCGKTTTLRMIAGFETPTEGKIIIDGVDVTYLPPNKRNVGMVFQSYALFPNMTVFDNIAFGLRVKKKSEDEIKKRVEEMLNLIHMTEFRTRYPHQLSGGQQQRVALARALAIYPEVLLLDEPLSALDAKIRVELRSEIRAIQQKLRITTIYVTHDQEEALTMSDRVVVMNKGAIEQVGTPQEIYNNPRTQFVASFVGTLNFLEARVVEKSNGILEVGSQKFSIGRALSEFASDKVTVAIRPERLRIVPDETCTNSFDTVVTRITFMGAIVRIHVKIGDALVACDTFNNPKLELPEIGDKIRVYFSKEDVLVLSA